One region of uncultured Sulfurimonas sp. genomic DNA includes:
- a CDS encoding PAS domain-containing protein: MNNNTIFALDDEPVILELYKNILGSSKRKRLDFFSDLEEKKDEDSFDLKTFETGEEFLEELEKFYKAGNKLPLCLLDMRLPGKHGLDVAKETRKIDADIAIIIITAYSDYSVKELISQLDHNIYYLHKPFRDDELYLLIVSSLKNWNDKFNNIDIKKELAIDATQDGLWDWDIENNEIYFSEQWKAMLGYEDEELENKFEEWSVRVHPEDLNKAMQDINAHLEKKSDYYVNEHRLKCKDGTYKWILDRGKALYNEEGKAYRITGFHTDISKRKQLEEELLGVSEKLSTELELKISKEMMLKHTNTELEHKLKDEIKIRREKESMLLQHTRHAAMGEMISMIAHQWRQPLTSIGLCADSILLDVMLETIDIKNLKENAEFISKQVVYLSQTIDDFRNFSQSEKNKETILIQESIDNAISIVHKSLENHSVKVEKNYQNKTPYPIFRNEFTQVFLNTLVNALDAFTTKGINKPLIKIETSENEKEIKVTVSDNGNGIPQEVLPKIFEPYFTTKNEHNGTGLGLYMSKTIVEEHMRGTLLAKNIKDSGACFEIILYKKYLENNV, from the coding sequence ATGAACAATAATACTATATTTGCCCTAGATGATGAACCTGTAATACTTGAACTTTATAAAAATATTCTTGGTTCATCAAAACGAAAACGATTAGATTTTTTCTCAGATTTAGAAGAAAAAAAAGATGAAGACTCTTTTGACTTGAAAACCTTTGAAACGGGAGAAGAATTTTTAGAAGAACTTGAAAAATTTTATAAAGCAGGGAACAAACTTCCTCTTTGTCTCTTAGATATGCGACTACCTGGAAAACATGGTTTAGATGTTGCTAAAGAGACAAGAAAGATAGATGCTGATATAGCCATCATAATCATTACTGCGTATTCTGATTATTCCGTAAAAGAACTTATATCTCAGCTTGATCACAACATTTACTATTTACATAAACCTTTTAGAGATGATGAGCTTTACCTGCTTATAGTTTCTAGTTTAAAAAACTGGAATGATAAGTTTAATAACATAGATATAAAAAAAGAACTTGCAATAGATGCTACGCAAGATGGTTTATGGGATTGGGATATTGAAAACAATGAAATTTATTTCTCAGAACAATGGAAAGCAATGTTGGGTTATGAAGATGAAGAGCTAGAAAATAAGTTTGAAGAGTGGTCTGTAAGAGTGCATCCTGAAGATTTGAACAAAGCTATGCAAGATATAAATGCGCATCTTGAGAAAAAATCAGATTACTATGTCAATGAACATCGTTTAAAATGTAAAGATGGAACTTATAAGTGGATTTTAGATAGAGGAAAAGCACTTTATAATGAAGAAGGAAAAGCATATAGAATAACGGGTTTTCATACAGACATTAGTAAAAGAAAACAACTTGAAGAAGAACTTTTAGGTGTAAGTGAAAAACTCTCTACTGAACTTGAGTTAAAAATCTCTAAAGAGATGATGCTAAAACATACAAATACAGAACTCGAACATAAACTAAAAGATGAAATAAAAATACGACGAGAAAAAGAAAGTATGCTACTTCAGCACACTAGACATGCTGCGATGGGAGAGATGATAAGTATGATAGCACATCAATGGCGTCAGCCACTTACTTCCATAGGACTATGTGCAGATAGCATTCTCTTAGATGTAATGCTAGAGACAATTGACATAAAAAACTTAAAAGAAAATGCAGAGTTTATAAGCAAACAGGTTGTTTATTTATCTCAAACTATTGATGACTTTAGAAATTTTTCTCAATCAGAAAAAAACAAAGAGACTATTCTTATTCAAGAATCTATAGATAATGCTATCTCTATCGTTCATAAAAGTTTAGAAAATCATAGTGTAAAAGTAGAAAAGAACTATCAAAACAAAACACCGTATCCTATTTTTCGCAATGAATTTACTCAAGTATTTTTAAATACCTTGGTTAATGCACTAGATGCTTTCACAACAAAAGGCATAAACAAACCTTTAATAAAAATAGAAACTTCTGAGAATGAAAAAGAGATTAAAGTCACCGTCTCAGATAATGGAAATGGCATCCCCCAAGAAGTACTACCTAAAATATTTGAACCATACTTCACAACTAAAAATGAGCATAATGGGACAGGCTTAGGACTATATATGTCTAAAACCATAGTAGAAGAACACATGAGAGGAACCCTGCTTGCAAAAAACATAAAAGACAGCGGTGCATGTTTTGAAATTATACTTTATAAAAAATATTTAGAAAATAACGTTTAA